GTTTAATCTAAATCTACATTTTATTTTGATCAATAATTTACCAGCAATTGTCATTACAAGCTCAAACAACTATGTATGTTGCATAACAGAGCACAGCATGAAAAATATCATGATTATGATTGCCTTAAAAATCATATGACAAACTTCAGTTAACAAATAAACAAGATGGGATGTGAAAGAGGAAACAAGACATTAAATACTGATTAATGTTTACTGGGTGCATGAATTAGATCCAAGAGGAAGAGAACAGCTGAACTGGGGTACTCGGGTGAACATCATACTAGGAGTTGCTAGAGGTCTTTTATATCTCCATCGTGACTCATCTTCAAGAGTGATACACAGAGATTTAAAGGCCAGCAACATTCTTTTAGATGAGAAGATGAACCCAAAGATATCAGACTTTGGATTGgctcgcattttcgaaggaacaCTGGATCTCGCAAATACTCAAGGGGTTGTTGGAACTTTGTAAGCATCTCAATCTGTTCATATGTTTTCATTGTGTTACTGCTTTCTTAGGGCTAGAAGAGCTATATATTCAAATGATTATGTAGCATTAATTAATGGTGTAATGTTTTAAATAAGTACAGAGGCTACATGTCTCCTGAATATGCCATGGGTGGAGTCTTTTCAGAAAAATCAGATGTCTTTAGCTTTGGCGTATTGATCTTAGAGATAGTTAGCGGCAAGAAGAACTCTAACTTCCATTATTATGAGAAACCTCTTAGCCTTATTGCTCATGTGAGTTCaagttataatatttttttagagtgTCGTTGTTTGATATTTAAGATGTAACACTttcttataataattattaaattaaattaagtagGACTTAATATTAAATTTCACTGGTTACAACTTTTTCTGATGTTGGGTGTGACTAACCcttcttttttatatttttcaaggagacTAGATAGTAGATACGAGTATGACTATACGTCAATATAAAAGGGGCAATGTCCCACGTCTTTTTATTGGAGCTATGTCTGAGAATAATAACTATAATAACTGTGGAGTAAATTCCCTCATGAGCTGTCAAAACCAGAAACAAACAGAACATCAGTTACAACCAACTCAGCAAGTCTCTAGACACAACATCTAATTAACCCAACCGTTTacaacaacaattttttttttctttcatgtaAAAGGGAAAGAAAGGGGCTGTGAGTGTGAGGCTTGACCATTCTTGTAAAAGGGGTTCAGCTTTTGGTTGACTCTTGAGAAGAAAAAGATACAGAGAGAGTTTGTAAGAAAGGGGTTTATTTTGTAAGGgttctgaaaagaaaagaaatacagAAAACGAAAAGAAAAACTGAGAGAAGGAAGGAAGGATTACCTGTCGATACTGTGGCATGGATTCCTTGATCATTGATGTACCAAATTGAATGTCTAGTGCAGATCTGAGCTTCCCTGAGGAGAGCTCAACGAGGTCGTAACCCAGATTGGGGTGAACCTCGATAAAATTGTTGTCTTGCATcctctctttatttttctttcttctgatTGCTTGAACTTGTTGATTGCTTCTGATTTCTGAATGGTTTGTGCATGAGTTCTCGAAGTCTTGTTCAACTCTGCATAGATAAAAGTCAGGTAAAAGGTTTTAATCTATTAGCTGAATATTCATTGAACTCTGTGGTCATTTTGGTCCACACGCGTGATTGTTGAAAGGTCATTTGTGACCTTGGTTTTGCTAATGTGTCTGTGAGTTGGTGTAGGGCAGAAAAGTAATTTTCCTTCCTACAATAACGTATGTGGAAAACCAGGTGGAGTCAAGCTTCCCTTTGAGAAGAGAAGACCTATGGTGGTGATAGTTTTATAGTAGACTTGTCTATATATGTCATTTTATCTTGATTCTCGTTCTAATCCACAAGATTGATGATGCTTACAATtacaagagaaaataaaaaagttgAAGCAATTTATAAGAGCTGACTCAACTTTATatgtaatataaataaatatcatataaagAGTTTAGAATATGCAAATGTGTTGTAATattgattaaaataataatcCGTTCGCCAGAAATTGTGTCGTAGCATGTCAATATTGAATATATTTCTGTTATCCTTCTTCTGGTTTCAATCCCAATATTGCTATGCAAATTATAACATAACATCGTCCCAAGCCTTATCTCAAACACAAACTCTAGTCTCCTCTAACCAAATTTTTGAGTTAGGCTTCTTCAATCCAACTAATTCTTCAGATCATTATGTGGGCATCTGGTACAAGGGAACTTCACCCCTTACTGTTGTATGGGTGGCTAACAGAGAGAATCCGCTTAAAAACGCAGACTATGCAACGGCAAGTCTAACGATTGGCAATAATGGAAATCTGGAGCTTGTGAGTGGTAAGAACAAGTCTGTGACCTGGTCAACTAATATTCATGTTCGATCAAATAGTTCAGTAGCAGCTCTTTCAGATGATGGTAACTTGGTTTTGAAAGATGGCATATCAGGAGAAAGCTTGTGGCAGAGCTTCCACCATCCAGGGAACACATTCTTACCTGGAGAGAATTATAATCTCAAAACTGGAGAGAATTATGTGTTGACCTCTTGGAAGAGTGACAGTGATCCATCGCCTGGTAATTTCACCGTTGGAATCTCGAAACAGGCACCGCCACAAGTTTTCATTTGGATCAATGAAACAACACCTCACTGGAGAAGTGGGCCATGGGACAAATCCAGGTTCATTGGAGTACCTGAGTCGGCTAATTTATATTCAAGTTCAATTAATCTTCAAAGTGACTTTGACAAGGGAACAATTTTTTTGTATTTCTATATGTTCAACAAATCCAATCTCGCAAATATGTTTGTTTCACCGCAAGGTCTTTTGAAACATATCTTCAAAGACAATGCCGACGACACTTGGAAAACTGTATGGGAGGGACCAAAAAGTCGATGCGACTTATACGGAACTTGCGGGGCTTTTGGAGTATGCAAAACATTTGAATCTCCAATTTGCAAGTGTTTAAATGGGTTTGTACCAAAATCATACCAAGAGTGGACGAGTGAAAATTGGAGAGGAGGGTGCAAGAGAAGAACCAACTTACACTGTGAGAAAAACAATAGTAGCCAATCTTCAAATGGAGGAAAAGCTGATGGATTTTACAAGATGAGTATGCTAAAACTACCAGACTTGTATACGTATGTGGACATTAATGAAGCCAGTAATTGCCACACATGGTGCCTGAATAATTGTTCTTGCGTAGCTTATGCTTATGTGAATGGAATAGGCTGTTTGGTTTGGTCAGAAGGTCTTATTGACATTC
This genomic interval from Humulus lupulus chromosome 8, drHumLupu1.1, whole genome shotgun sequence contains the following:
- the LOC133794205 gene encoding G-type lectin S-receptor-like serine/threonine-protein kinase SD1-29, producing METTEHIDFGTILHVTNNFSPTNKLGQGGFGSVYKGKCPDGREIAVKKLSSSSGQGTEEFKNELILISKLQHRNLVRLLGYCIEKEEKLLVYEFMQNKSLDNFIFDPRGREQLNWGTRVNIILGVARGLLYLHRDSSSRVIHRDLKASNILLDEKMNPKISDFGLARIFEGTLDLANTQGVVGTLGYMSPEYAMGGVFSEKSDVFSFGVLILEIVSGKKNSNFHYYEKPLSLIAHVSSSYNIFLECRCLIFKM